GAGGGGCCCCTCCCAGAGGGTGTCGGGCACAGAGGACACGCCGCAGCAACCCCCgacccttcctcctgccccttctctccaCGCCTCACACTGGACAAAGGCAACCTCCAACCGAACCGCAAGCTGGAGtacagagttaaaaataaagacctCTTCCCTGGgtaaaaaggaagagggaaatcaGCCAGAAAGGCAGGGGCGGGATGCTCAGGGGCCAGGTTGGGGCCTTCCCACCCGCCCTGTGGTACTTCCCAGGACCCGCTGCTGCGTCCCCGGAGGAGAATGGTGATGGAGGGGTCCGAGGGACGGTGTCCTTGTCCCCAGTCCACACTGGAGACGGCGCCCAGACTGACAGAACAgggccaggcctccccacctcccggcCAGACAGAGGCCCGCAGGCCTCCCTGTAAACATCACCCAcggaggagggggaggctggcGGGAGAGTGCTGGGGTCCGCCTCCCTCGTCCTGCTCCACactgttaaataaaatagttaccccgccccggcccctccccatcTCTGGGCGTGCCCACCCCAAGCCCAAAAGAAAACAGTTTAAGGAAAGTGAAAACGGTGATTCAGAACTTCCCGCTGCGGTCCCGGAAGAAGCCCTCGGCCGCCTGGGCCTCACGGAAGGTGACGGTGATGGAGTTGGCGGTGATATCAGTCACTGTCACTTCACTTGTGGGGAGCACAGGTGTCCAGGGAGGGGGCCCGTCGGCCGGGTCTGCGTCTGCTATAGCCacaggagaaagacagacagacaggtggaGGGCAGCgtcggcagcagcagcagcagcgtgggGACCGCGGGACGGTGGCAGCATGCAGGCCACAGCGCACCCCCCACACCAGCTGTCCCCGGAGCCTGCAGCCAAatcagggcccagcccagggcgggGCAAAGGGGAGGAGGTCACTGCGCTTATCTTTTCTGGCCGGACCAGAGCGCATCCTGAGCAGGACCACGGagagggctctgggctggggccagggcgtGGCCTCCGGAGCACCCCAGACCCTCTCCGGGCCTCAAGGCCAGTGGGGCCCAACAACTCACGGGACCTTTCCAGCTCTGAGGGTctctgggcctggcctgggggggCACCTTACCCTCCTCTCCAGGGGGCTGCTCAGCAGGCTCCCACTCGCTGGCGGCCTGCAGGGCGTCCGGGGCCGGTGACTCCTGCAGGAAGAGCTCCCGTGGATGGCTGTGACTCTCCAGGTTGGGCCCGCGGGGCGGGAACTTCTTGCGTGAGAGCCGCAGGTACTTGTGGGCCTTGCGCGGCTTGCGGAGCGGGAAAGGCAGGGCGGGCACCAAGGGGCCCTTGTCCACCAGCTCAGGCGCCCCCGCCTTGACCACCCCCTCGGGGCTCCCGCTGCCGAGTGGGCGCGCCAGGGAGAAGCAGAGCTTCTCCTTGCCCTTGGCCTTGTGGGAGCTCCGCAGGTCCATGCTGTACAGCCGCTGCGGGGGCAAGCCAGGGCACGGCCGGtcagccctgccctcccgcccgccgccaccgccgccgcgcCTCTGCTCACGCCGCTCCTCCCGCCTCGGTGCCCTTCCCCAGCTGGCGCGGCCCGGAGCCGGCCAtcagcccccccagccccgcagGGCAGCCTCCCCAGGGCTGGCGGGCACAGGGGTGGGGCCGCGGGCACAGGCCTCCGGTGCACCGTGGAGGGGCAGGCGAGGGAAACAACACGCAGATCTGGGTCTGGGAGGCAGACACACAAGGAAGTGTCCGTCATCGCAGAGCGGGGACCTCTGCTCGCTGAAGGACCCCACAGCCGGGACAGCGGCTTCCCAGGGAGACGGACGGTGTGAGGCCAGGGCTCTGAAGGTcccgggggcagggggacccAGGGGGCGCGGGCACTGCCGGCAGCCGGTGGGCTCCTCCGCACCGGCCCCAGCTGCCTCGTGGCCCACGTGGG
The sequence above is a segment of the Phyllostomus discolor isolate MPI-MPIP mPhyDis1 chromosome 2, mPhyDis1.pri.v3, whole genome shotgun sequence genome. Coding sequences within it:
- the CBX7 gene encoding chromobox protein homolog 7 isoform X1; this encodes MELSAIGEQVFAVESIRKKRVRKGKVEYLVKWKGWPPKYSTWEPEEHILDPRLVMAYEEKEERDRASGYRKRGPKPKRLLLQRLYSMDLRSSHKAKGKEKLCFSLARPLGSGSPEGVVKAGAPELVDKGPLVPALPFPLRKPRKAHKYLRLSRKKFPPRGPNLESHSHPRELFLQESPAPDALQAASEWEPAEQPPGEEADADPADGPPPWTPVLPTSEVTVTDITANSITVTFREAQAAEGFFRDRSGKF
- the CBX7 gene encoding chromobox protein homolog 7 isoform X3, with product MRRMFPSLLPSALHLREERDRASGYRKRGPKPKRLLLQRLYSMDLRSSHKAKGKEKLCFSLARPLGSGSPEGVVKAGAPELVDKGPLVPALPFPLRKPRKAHKYLRLSRKKFPPRGPNLESHSHPRELFLQESPAPDALQAASEWEPAEQPPGEEADADPADGPPPWTPVLPTSEVTVTDITANSITVTFREAQAAEGFFRDRSGKF
- the CBX7 gene encoding chromobox protein homolog 7 isoform X2; this translates as MELSAIGEQVFAVESIRKKRVRKGKVEYLVKWKGWPPKYSTWEPEEHILDPRLVMAYEEKEERDRASGYRKRGPKPKRLLLQRLYSMDLRSSHKAKGKEKLCFSLARPLGSGSPEGVVKAGAPELVDKGPLVPALPFPLRKPRKAHKYLRLSRKKFPPRGPNLESHSHPRELFLQESPAPDALQAASEWEPAEQPPGEEDADPADGPPPWTPVLPTSEVTVTDITANSITVTFREAQAAEGFFRDRSGKF